Proteins encoded within one genomic window of Amycolatopsis nigrescens CSC17Ta-90:
- a CDS encoding LLM class F420-dependent oxidoreductase, giving the protein MDLRIFTEPQQGASYDDLLRVAKATEDAGYDAFFRSDHYLKMGSASGLPGPTDAWITLAGLARETSRIRLGTLVTAATFRHPSVLAISVAQVDQMSGGRVEFGLGSGWFDAEHTAYGLALPEIKERFDRYAEQLEIITGLWETPEGETFSFDGAHYRLAEAPGLPKPAQRPRPPVLIGGAGKKRTPALAARFADEFNLPFVDRATALAQFERVDAAAREAGRDPKEILRSVAQVVAIGRDEAEVRRRADAIGRDVTELRQNGLAGTPAEVVQKIGQWREETGVSRLYLQLLDLTDLDHLELIAAEVVPQLG; this is encoded by the coding sequence GTGGACTTGAGGATCTTTACCGAGCCCCAGCAGGGGGCCAGCTATGACGATTTGCTGCGGGTCGCGAAGGCGACCGAAGACGCCGGCTACGACGCCTTCTTCCGCAGTGACCACTACCTGAAGATGGGTTCGGCCTCCGGCCTGCCGGGGCCGACCGACGCCTGGATCACCCTGGCCGGACTTGCCCGCGAAACCTCCCGGATCCGGCTCGGCACGCTGGTCACCGCGGCCACCTTCCGGCATCCGTCGGTGCTCGCGATCTCGGTCGCGCAGGTGGACCAGATGTCCGGCGGTCGGGTCGAGTTCGGACTCGGCTCCGGCTGGTTCGACGCCGAGCACACCGCTTACGGCCTGGCGCTGCCCGAGATCAAGGAGCGGTTCGACCGCTACGCCGAGCAGCTGGAGATCATCACCGGCCTGTGGGAGACCCCGGAGGGGGAGACCTTCTCCTTCGACGGTGCGCACTACCGGCTGGCGGAGGCGCCCGGTCTGCCCAAGCCGGCCCAGCGCCCACGTCCGCCGGTGCTGATCGGCGGTGCCGGCAAGAAGCGCACCCCGGCGCTGGCCGCCCGGTTCGCGGACGAGTTCAACCTGCCGTTCGTGGACCGCGCCACCGCGCTGGCCCAGTTCGAGCGGGTGGACGCGGCCGCCAGGGAGGCGGGCCGCGACCCGAAGGAGATCCTCCGTTCGGTCGCGCAGGTGGTCGCCATCGGCCGCGACGAAGCCGAGGTGCGCCGCCGGGCGGACGCGATCGGCCGGGACGTGACCGAGCTGCGGCAGAACGGCCTGGCCGGCACTCCCGCCGAGGTGGTGCAGAAGATCGGCCAGTGGCGCGAGGAGACCGGCGTCAGCCGCCTCTACCTGCAGCTGCTCGACCTCACCGACCTCGACCACCTCGAGCTCATCGCCGCCGAGGTCGTCCCCCAGCTCGGCTGA
- a CDS encoding glycoside hydrolase family 2 TIM barrel-domain containing protein yields MRWLRVLAPLLLVASLLGVPSAVAAPAPPDAYAYLDNPRMTGEGQQAPHAELRPYADEASAAKRAEQTPYTLALDGQWKLDMSDRPQDVPAGFYGADYDVSAWPDVSVPHTWQTDGLDHPMFRNIATEMVPDDPPRAPRDVNPTGAYARDFELPADWQPRSTFLRFEGVTSGFFVWVNGQYIGYDQGGYVPAEFDLSPALHPGKNRIAVQVHRWGSGSYLEDYDQWRYAGIFRSVWLYSTPNSYLRDATVRADLDENYADATLTTEISLARKENGPAGRHTVTGSLRDASGREVASSTGSADLSGTSAEVTLSTPVRAPAKWTDETPNLYTLVLSLTGPDGRVSHVTSESVGFREITIKDKQLLVNGERVLLKGVNRAETDPDHGRHVPRARQEQDVALMEQLNVNAVRTSHYPSDPYFYELADTHGLWIDDEVDIETHNHESCPNDCLAEKPEWRDAFMERFIAMVQRDKNHPSVLMWDTGNEAGLGAHHYEMAEWAKKFDPSRPLYHQSNSPDGDAPFADVWGPRYPSPEKFAEQAKNTTKPLIFGEYAHAMGNSLGNFREFWDIIRANPATQGGFIWDWAEQNIRQRVLSTPDSSGNDIMAHLSGLPELVDGHRGKAISLSGLDDFVEVYRDRKLDLTGKALTLDAWVKPAKPWAGRYSFVSKGDHQYSLQMVDEQTLEFFVHSGTWRAVQAKVPPGFYENWHRVSGTYDGTALRLYIDGAEVASAPFDGPIDASSGEVNIGRNSELSWSDPSSIGRLANTAVDDVRIYDRALPAAELGTGTAPSGNAVLALDFDRVEDKGSHLSYGASLSGVDGLIGADRFRQPETAQLAWAHQPIRFGWSGHPDSKLAVHNERQFTGTDDLRLRWKVTEGERTIASAEEPLRVAAGETATFTPPIPANPGNVERFLTVEAVTTRAQPLLPAGHVLAHDQFSLGGENIPGLGGAPQAGQVRTAEHEGTVSASGRDFEYTVDKKTGALASIKARGTELLEAGPKLDAWRAPISNETFNWGRAEGEDWRKAGLDRLETTAKSVRTEPEPGGGVRIVVDSTVAAPGRTDAWFDQTMTYRIDPAGGLGLDHRVSPQGGMRKLPYLPRIGVSLALPDRFDKFSWYGRGEQDSYNDRKDGTPIGVYTSTVDEQYVDYYRPQDHGNHTDTRWTTLSDGRDGLLVGGANDVSVTPYDDLDRAAYPFQLQRNDGWVTLHADHAVTGVGDTPNPVRERYQVKADADYSYSLTIRPLTSAEAAR; encoded by the coding sequence ATGCGTTGGCTGCGTGTTCTTGCTCCGCTTTTGTTGGTCGCGTCCCTGCTGGGTGTCCCTTCCGCGGTCGCCGCGCCGGCTCCGCCCGACGCGTACGCCTATCTCGACAACCCGCGGATGACCGGCGAGGGGCAGCAGGCACCGCACGCCGAGCTGCGTCCCTACGCCGACGAAGCCTCCGCCGCGAAGCGCGCGGAGCAGACGCCGTACACGCTCGCCCTGGACGGCCAGTGGAAGCTGGACATGTCGGACCGGCCGCAGGACGTGCCCGCCGGCTTCTACGGCGCGGACTACGACGTCAGCGCCTGGCCGGACGTGTCGGTGCCGCACACCTGGCAGACCGACGGTCTCGACCACCCGATGTTCCGCAACATCGCGACCGAAATGGTGCCGGACGACCCGCCGCGCGCACCCCGTGACGTGAACCCGACCGGCGCCTACGCCCGCGACTTCGAGCTGCCCGCCGACTGGCAGCCCCGCAGCACCTTCCTGCGGTTCGAAGGCGTCACGTCCGGCTTCTTCGTCTGGGTCAACGGCCAGTACATCGGCTACGACCAGGGCGGCTACGTGCCGGCCGAGTTCGACCTCTCCCCGGCGCTGCACCCCGGAAAGAACCGGATCGCGGTGCAGGTGCACCGCTGGGGCTCCGGGTCCTACCTGGAGGACTACGACCAGTGGCGCTACGCCGGCATCTTCCGCTCGGTGTGGCTGTACTCCACGCCGAACAGCTATCTGCGCGACGCGACCGTGCGGGCCGACCTCGACGAGAACTACGCCGACGCCACCCTGACCACCGAGATCTCCTTGGCACGCAAGGAGAACGGCCCGGCCGGCCGGCATACCGTGACCGGCAGCCTGCGGGACGCGAGCGGGCGGGAAGTGGCCAGCAGCACCGGCAGCGCGGACCTGTCCGGCACGAGCGCCGAGGTGACCCTGTCCACCCCAGTGCGCGCGCCGGCGAAGTGGACCGACGAGACGCCGAACCTCTACACCCTGGTGCTCTCGCTGACCGGCCCGGACGGCCGGGTCAGCCACGTCACCAGCGAGTCGGTGGGCTTCCGCGAGATCACCATCAAGGACAAGCAGCTGCTGGTGAACGGCGAGCGGGTGCTGCTCAAGGGCGTGAACAGGGCGGAGACCGACCCCGACCACGGGCGCCACGTGCCAAGGGCACGGCAGGAGCAGGACGTGGCGCTGATGGAGCAGCTCAACGTCAACGCCGTGCGCACCTCGCACTACCCGTCCGACCCGTACTTCTACGAGCTCGCCGACACCCACGGGCTGTGGATCGACGACGAGGTGGACATCGAGACACACAACCACGAGAGCTGCCCGAACGACTGCCTGGCGGAGAAACCGGAGTGGCGCGACGCGTTCATGGAGCGCTTCATCGCCATGGTGCAGCGCGACAAGAACCATCCCAGCGTGCTGATGTGGGACACCGGGAACGAAGCCGGGCTCGGCGCGCACCACTACGAGATGGCCGAGTGGGCCAAGAAGTTCGACCCGTCCCGGCCGCTGTACCACCAGTCGAACTCGCCGGACGGTGACGCGCCGTTCGCGGACGTCTGGGGGCCGCGCTACCCGTCCCCGGAGAAGTTCGCGGAGCAGGCGAAGAACACCACCAAGCCGCTGATCTTCGGCGAGTACGCGCACGCGATGGGCAACAGCCTCGGCAACTTCCGGGAGTTCTGGGACATCATCAGGGCGAACCCGGCGACCCAGGGCGGGTTCATCTGGGACTGGGCCGAGCAGAACATCCGGCAGCGCGTGCTGAGCACCCCGGACTCGTCCGGCAACGACATCATGGCCCACCTGTCCGGCCTGCCCGAACTGGTGGACGGCCATCGCGGCAAGGCGATCTCGCTGTCCGGCCTGGACGACTTCGTGGAGGTCTACCGGGACCGGAAGCTGGACCTCACCGGCAAGGCGCTCACCCTGGACGCCTGGGTCAAGCCGGCGAAACCGTGGGCGGGCCGCTACAGCTTCGTGTCCAAGGGCGATCACCAGTACTCGCTGCAGATGGTCGACGAGCAGACCCTGGAGTTCTTCGTCCACAGTGGAACCTGGCGGGCGGTTCAGGCCAAGGTGCCGCCGGGCTTCTACGAGAACTGGCACCGGGTCAGCGGGACCTACGACGGTACCGCGCTGCGGCTGTACATCGACGGCGCCGAGGTGGCCAGCGCGCCGTTCGACGGCCCGATCGACGCCTCCTCCGGCGAGGTCAACATCGGCCGCAACTCGGAGCTGTCCTGGAGCGACCCGAGCAGCATCGGCAGGCTGGCCAACACCGCGGTGGACGACGTGCGGATCTACGACCGGGCGCTGCCCGCCGCCGAGCTGGGCACCGGCACGGCACCGTCGGGCAACGCCGTGCTGGCACTGGACTTCGACCGGGTCGAGGACAAGGGATCGCACCTGTCCTACGGCGCCAGTCTGTCCGGTGTGGACGGTCTGATCGGCGCGGACCGGTTCCGACAGCCGGAGACCGCGCAGCTCGCCTGGGCGCACCAGCCGATCCGGTTCGGCTGGTCCGGCCATCCGGACTCGAAGCTGGCCGTGCACAACGAGCGCCAGTTCACCGGCACCGACGACCTCCGGCTGCGCTGGAAGGTGACCGAGGGCGAACGCACGATCGCGTCGGCCGAGGAGCCGCTGCGCGTCGCGGCCGGGGAGACCGCCACCTTCACCCCGCCGATCCCGGCCAACCCCGGGAACGTGGAGCGGTTCCTCACCGTGGAGGCGGTGACCACGCGCGCCCAGCCGCTGCTGCCGGCGGGGCACGTGCTCGCCCACGACCAGTTCTCCCTCGGCGGCGAGAACATCCCCGGGCTCGGCGGCGCACCGCAGGCGGGACAGGTGCGGACCGCGGAGCACGAGGGAACCGTGTCCGCCAGCGGGCGGGACTTCGAGTACACAGTGGACAAGAAGACCGGTGCGCTGGCGTCGATCAAGGCACGCGGCACGGAACTGCTCGAAGCTGGGCCGAAGCTGGACGCCTGGCGGGCGCCGATCAGCAACGAGACCTTCAACTGGGGCCGCGCCGAAGGTGAGGACTGGCGCAAGGCCGGCCTCGACCGGCTGGAGACCACCGCGAAGTCGGTGCGGACCGAGCCCGAGCCCGGCGGCGGGGTCCGGATCGTGGTGGACAGCACGGTCGCCGCGCCAGGCCGCACGGACGCCTGGTTCGACCAGACGATGACCTACCGGATCGACCCGGCCGGCGGGCTCGGGCTGGACCACCGGGTGAGCCCGCAGGGCGGCATGCGGAAACTGCCGTACCTGCCCAGGATCGGCGTCTCACTGGCGCTACCGGACCGTTTCGACAAGTTCTCCTGGTACGGCCGCGGCGAGCAGGACAGCTACAACGACCGCAAGGACGGCACCCCGATCGGGGTGTACACCAGCACGGTGGACGAGCAGTACGTGGACTACTACCGGCCGCAGGACCACGGCAACCACACCGACACCCGGTGGACCACGCTCTCCGACGGCCGCGACGGGCTGCTGGTGGGCGGGGCGAACGACGTGAGCGTGACCCCGTACGACGATCTGGACCGGGCGGCCTACCCGTTCCAGCTACAGCGGAACGACGGCTGGGTGACCCTGCACGCCGATCACGCGGTGACCGGCGTCGGCGACACCCCGAACCCGGTGCGCGAGCGCTACCAGGTCAAGGCGGACGCTGACTACTCGTACTCGCTGACGATCCGCCCGCTCACCAGTGCGGAAGCCGCCCGCTGA
- the lipB gene encoding lipoyl(octanoyl) transferase LipB — MSSSAVTCRASTEPVDVRPIGTIDYLEAWELQRRHVTARADGEGPDTMLLLEHPSVYTAGKRTEPADRPTDGTPVVDVDRGGKITWHGPGQLVGYPIVKLADPIDVVHYVRRLEEALIHVCELFGVHTGRVEGRSGVWIPADDRGRERKIAAIGIRVQRGVTMHGFELNCDADLSAFDKIVPCGISDAGVTSLSAELDRQVTVAETLPVARDAVLAALEGRLPVRDDRWLPRPEEPSAPGVTFALQS; from the coding sequence GTGAGCTCTTCAGCCGTGACCTGCCGCGCCAGCACCGAACCGGTGGACGTCCGCCCGATCGGCACGATCGACTACCTCGAGGCGTGGGAGCTGCAACGCCGGCACGTCACCGCCCGCGCGGACGGCGAAGGCCCGGACACCATGCTGCTGCTGGAGCACCCCTCGGTGTACACCGCCGGCAAGCGCACCGAGCCGGCGGACCGGCCCACCGACGGCACCCCGGTGGTCGACGTCGACCGCGGCGGCAAGATCACCTGGCACGGGCCGGGCCAGCTGGTCGGCTACCCGATCGTCAAGCTCGCCGACCCGATCGACGTGGTGCACTACGTGCGACGGCTGGAAGAGGCGCTGATCCACGTCTGCGAGCTGTTCGGGGTGCACACCGGACGGGTGGAGGGCCGGAGCGGGGTCTGGATCCCGGCCGACGATCGCGGGCGGGAACGGAAGATCGCCGCGATCGGCATCCGGGTGCAGCGCGGCGTGACCATGCACGGTTTCGAGCTGAACTGCGACGCGGACCTCAGCGCCTTCGACAAGATCGTGCCCTGCGGGATCTCCGACGCCGGGGTCACGTCGCTGTCCGCCGAACTGGACCGTCAGGTCACCGTGGCCGAGACGCTGCCGGTGGCAAGGGACGCCGTGCTGGCCGCGCTCGAAGGGCGGCTGCCGGTGCGCGATGACCGCTGGCTGCCGCGGCCGGAGGAGCCGTCCGCGCCGGGCGTTACTTTCGCACTTCAGTCCTGA
- a CDS encoding phosphatase PAP2 family protein, whose translation MTVPKVRWVVLGVALLTLFLTLGLLVSGHPPGVDLAVRNWLSGQAGAPAGRVAAAVTDVFGPVLPIVFGAGLAVAAAVSWRLGVRARAGVLLRTAAVLVLCRLTSLVAKPLFLRDRPREYPDLSYPSGHVTSVATTGFAAVLLCVWLAPALVRRVAVLAAAATVFSAANRLVLGVHWLTDTIGAVLGVLGVGLLAAAVLGLLPTPSHRIPVTGRAA comes from the coding sequence GTGACGGTGCCGAAGGTGCGCTGGGTGGTGCTCGGGGTCGCGCTGCTGACCCTGTTCCTGACGCTCGGGCTGCTGGTGAGCGGTCATCCTCCCGGGGTCGACCTGGCGGTGCGCAACTGGCTGAGCGGGCAGGCGGGGGCACCGGCGGGGCGGGTGGCCGCCGCGGTGACCGACGTGTTCGGTCCCGTCCTGCCGATCGTGTTCGGCGCCGGGCTGGCGGTCGCGGCCGCGGTGAGCTGGCGGCTCGGCGTCCGCGCGCGGGCCGGGGTGCTGCTGCGCACGGCGGCCGTGCTGGTGCTCTGCCGGCTCACCAGCCTGGTGGCCAAACCGCTGTTCCTGCGGGACCGGCCGCGCGAGTACCCCGACCTGAGCTACCCCAGCGGGCATGTGACGTCGGTCGCCACCACCGGCTTCGCCGCCGTGCTGCTCTGCGTCTGGCTGGCACCGGCGCTGGTCCGCCGGGTGGCCGTGCTCGCCGCCGCGGCGACCGTGTTCAGCGCGGCGAACCGCCTGGTCCTCGGCGTGCACTGGCTGACGGACACGATCGGCGCGGTGCTCGGCGTGCTCGGCGTCGGCCTGCTCGCCGCTGCCGTCCTCGGCCTGCTTCCCACGCCTTCGCACCGGATACCGGTGACCGGCCGGGCGGCGTAA
- a CDS encoding TIGR01777 family oxidoreductase: MRVLIAGASGLIGNALSTRLRESGHEVRRLVRRAPGTPDEYGWDPPAGRIDDGAFSGVDGGGGVGAVVNLCGAPLFPARWSAARKQVLLDSRVGPTEVLAEAVAEHGVPVLLNASAVGFYGDGGARELDESAPAGTGFLADMCVAWEAATAPAERAGARVVRLRTGLVLSGDGGLLGTLKPLFRLALGGKLGSGTQYMPWISLADEVAAIGFLLEHDSISGPVNLTGPAPATNAEFTREFGRALHRPSPWWVPGPALKLVIGQAGAEMALYGQRALPRALTTAGFRFAHQDLPSALSAAL; this comes from the coding sequence ATGCGCGTACTCATCGCCGGGGCCAGCGGCCTGATCGGAAACGCACTCAGCACGCGGCTGCGCGAGTCGGGGCACGAGGTGCGCCGGCTGGTGCGGCGGGCGCCCGGAACACCGGACGAGTACGGCTGGGACCCGCCGGCGGGCCGGATCGACGACGGCGCCTTCAGTGGGGTCGACGGGGGCGGCGGGGTAGGCGCGGTGGTGAACCTGTGCGGCGCGCCGCTGTTCCCGGCCCGCTGGAGCGCCGCCCGCAAGCAGGTGCTCCTGGACAGCCGGGTGGGGCCCACCGAAGTACTCGCCGAAGCGGTCGCCGAGCACGGCGTCCCGGTGCTGCTGAACGCCTCCGCGGTCGGCTTCTACGGCGACGGCGGCGCGCGTGAGCTGGACGAGTCGGCGCCGGCCGGTACCGGTTTCCTCGCGGACATGTGCGTGGCCTGGGAAGCCGCGACGGCACCCGCCGAGCGGGCCGGGGCCAGGGTGGTGCGGCTGCGCACCGGGCTGGTGCTCTCCGGCGACGGCGGCCTGCTCGGCACCCTCAAGCCGCTCTTCCGGCTGGCGCTGGGCGGGAAGCTCGGCAGCGGCACGCAGTACATGCCGTGGATCAGCCTGGCCGACGAGGTGGCCGCGATCGGGTTCCTGCTGGAGCACGACTCGATCTCCGGCCCGGTGAACCTGACCGGCCCGGCCCCGGCCACCAACGCCGAGTTCACCAGGGAATTCGGCCGGGCGCTGCACCGGCCGTCGCCGTGGTGGGTGCCCGGGCCGGCGCTGAAGCTGGTGATCGGCCAGGCCGGTGCGGAGATGGCGCTGTACGGCCAGCGCGCGCTGCCGCGAGCCCTGACCACGGCCGGGTTCCGGTTCGCCCATCAGGACCTGCCCTCGGCCCTCTCGGCGGCCCTGTGA
- the sucB gene encoding 2-oxoglutarate dehydrogenase, E2 component, dihydrolipoamide succinyltransferase: MAYSVTLPELGESVTEGTVTRWLKQEGDRVEVDEPLLEISTDKVDTEVPSPVAGTVQKISAQEDETVEVGGVLAIIDDGSGSGAADTGQPEQSQQSEPQAAPEPERQPAPEPEPAPREPAPAAPAAQSSSGDGGSASGTSVTLPELGESVTEGTVTRWLKQVGDSVEVDEPLLEISTDKVDTEVPSPVAGTVLEISVAEDETVEVGGQLAVIGAAGSAPAKQEQAPAKEEPKAAPAPEPAQQARPEPTPEPAPAPRPEPEPAKPAAAAPPAGSSSDPQGTGPYVTPLVRKLASEHDIDLNALTGSGVGGRIRKQDVLAAVEEKQKQPTPAAPAAPSAQSSAPAAASAPAARRSSEPSPELAALRGTVQKANRIRQITATKTRESLQISAQLTQVHEVDVTKIAKLRQRAKAAFKEREGVNLTFLPFFAKATVEALKQHPNVNASYNEETKEITYHGAVHLGIAVDTDKGLLSVVIHDAGDLSLAGLAHKIADLAARARGNGIKPDELTGGTFTVTNIGSNGALFDTPIIVQPQSGMLGTGAVVKRPVVIADADGNDTIAVRSMAFLPLTYDHRLIDGADAGRFVTTIKQRLEEGNFEDELGL, encoded by the coding sequence ATGGCGTACTCCGTCACATTGCCGGAGCTCGGTGAGAGCGTCACGGAGGGCACCGTCACCCGGTGGTTGAAGCAGGAGGGTGACCGTGTCGAGGTAGACGAGCCGTTGCTGGAGATCTCCACCGACAAGGTCGACACCGAGGTCCCCTCCCCGGTCGCCGGCACGGTGCAGAAGATCAGCGCGCAGGAGGACGAGACGGTCGAGGTCGGCGGCGTGCTGGCGATCATCGACGACGGCTCCGGCTCCGGCGCGGCCGACACCGGGCAGCCCGAGCAGTCACAGCAGTCCGAGCCGCAGGCGGCCCCCGAGCCGGAGCGGCAGCCGGCACCCGAGCCCGAGCCCGCACCGCGGGAACCGGCCCCGGCGGCACCGGCGGCGCAATCCTCGTCCGGTGACGGCGGCTCCGCCTCCGGCACCTCGGTCACTTTGCCCGAGCTCGGCGAGAGCGTGACCGAAGGCACCGTCACCCGGTGGCTCAAGCAGGTCGGCGACTCGGTCGAGGTGGACGAGCCGTTGCTGGAGATCTCCACCGACAAGGTCGACACCGAGGTCCCCTCCCCGGTCGCCGGCACGGTGCTCGAGATCAGCGTGGCCGAGGACGAGACCGTCGAGGTCGGCGGCCAGCTCGCGGTAATCGGCGCCGCCGGTTCCGCCCCGGCGAAGCAGGAGCAGGCCCCGGCGAAGGAAGAGCCCAAGGCGGCCCCGGCGCCCGAACCTGCCCAGCAGGCCAGGCCAGAGCCGACGCCGGAACCCGCTCCCGCGCCAAGGCCAGAGCCCGAACCGGCCAAGCCCGCCGCGGCGGCACCCCCCGCGGGGTCCAGCTCGGATCCGCAGGGCACCGGCCCGTACGTGACCCCGTTGGTTCGCAAGCTGGCCTCGGAGCACGACATCGACCTCAACGCCCTCACCGGCAGCGGGGTCGGCGGCCGGATCCGCAAGCAGGACGTGCTCGCGGCGGTCGAGGAGAAGCAGAAGCAGCCCACCCCGGCGGCCCCTGCGGCTCCATCAGCACAGTCGAGCGCTCCGGCCGCGGCCTCCGCGCCGGCGGCACGGCGGTCCTCCGAGCCGTCGCCCGAGCTGGCCGCGCTGCGCGGCACCGTGCAGAAGGCCAACCGGATCCGGCAGATCACGGCCACCAAGACCAGGGAGTCGCTGCAGATTTCCGCGCAGCTGACCCAGGTGCACGAGGTCGACGTGACCAAGATCGCCAAGCTCCGGCAGCGGGCGAAGGCGGCCTTCAAGGAGCGCGAGGGCGTCAACCTGACGTTCCTGCCGTTCTTCGCGAAGGCCACCGTGGAGGCGCTGAAGCAGCACCCGAACGTCAACGCCTCGTACAACGAGGAGACCAAGGAGATCACCTACCACGGTGCGGTCCACCTCGGTATCGCGGTGGACACCGACAAGGGCCTGCTCTCCGTGGTCATCCACGACGCGGGTGACCTCAGCCTCGCCGGGCTGGCGCACAAGATCGCCGACCTGGCGGCGCGGGCCCGCGGCAACGGGATCAAGCCGGACGAGCTGACCGGTGGCACCTTCACGGTGACCAACATCGGCAGCAACGGGGCGCTGTTCGACACCCCGATCATCGTCCAGCCGCAGTCCGGCATGCTGGGCACCGGCGCGGTGGTCAAGCGCCCGGTGGTGATCGCGGACGCGGACGGCAACGACACCATCGCGGTCAGGTCGATGGCGTTCCTGCCACTGACCTACGACCACCGGCTCATCGACGGTGCCGACGCTGGCCGGTTCGTCACCACCATCAAGCAGCGCCTGGAAGAGGGCAACTTCGAGGACGAACTCGGCCTCTGA
- the lpdA gene encoding dihydrolipoyl dehydrogenase translates to MTDTSADLVILGGGSGGYAAAFRAAELGLSVILIEQDKLGGTCLHRGCIPTKALLHAAEVADSAREAEQFGVKASLEGVDIAGVNKYKDTIVSRLYKGVQGLFKAHKVTVVEGTGTFVGPNSVDVDGTRYTGRNVLLATGSYSRTLPGLELGGRIIASEQALSLDYIPEKVVVLGGGVIGVEFASVWASFGAEVTIVEALPRLVPNEDEFASKQLERAFRRRKIGFKTGVRFTGAKQDENGVSVSLESGETLEADVLLVAVGRGPNSAGHGYEEAGVRMERGFVLTDDRLRTNLENVYAAGDIVPGLQLAHRGFAQGIFVAEEIAGLNPRAIDEAGIPRVTYSHPEVASVGLTEAAAKEKYGPDVTTFTYDLAGNGKSQILKTSGAVKLIKAPDGPVVGLHLVGDRVGELIGEAQLIYNWEAFPEDVAPLIHAHPTQTEALGEAHLALAGKPLHVHS, encoded by the coding sequence GTGACCGACACCTCCGCCGACCTTGTGATCCTTGGTGGCGGATCGGGCGGCTATGCCGCGGCGTTCCGCGCGGCCGAGCTGGGCCTTTCCGTCATCCTGATCGAGCAGGACAAGCTGGGCGGGACCTGCCTGCACCGAGGCTGCATCCCGACCAAGGCCCTGCTGCACGCGGCGGAGGTCGCCGACTCGGCCCGCGAAGCCGAGCAGTTCGGCGTGAAGGCCTCGCTGGAAGGCGTCGACATCGCCGGCGTCAACAAGTACAAGGACACCATCGTCAGCCGCCTCTACAAGGGCGTGCAGGGCCTGTTCAAGGCGCACAAGGTCACCGTGGTGGAAGGCACCGGCACCTTCGTCGGCCCGAACTCGGTCGACGTGGACGGCACCCGCTACACCGGCCGGAACGTGCTGCTGGCCACCGGCTCGTACTCCCGCACGCTGCCCGGCCTCGAACTCGGCGGCCGGATCATCGCCAGTGAGCAGGCGCTGTCGCTGGACTACATCCCGGAGAAGGTCGTCGTGCTCGGCGGCGGCGTGATCGGGGTGGAGTTCGCCAGCGTCTGGGCCTCCTTCGGCGCCGAAGTGACCATTGTGGAAGCGCTGCCGCGGCTGGTGCCGAACGAGGACGAGTTCGCCTCCAAGCAGCTCGAGCGCGCCTTCCGCCGTCGTAAGATCGGCTTCAAGACCGGCGTGCGGTTCACCGGTGCGAAGCAGGACGAGAACGGCGTGAGCGTCTCGCTGGAGTCCGGCGAGACCCTGGAGGCGGACGTGCTACTGGTGGCCGTCGGCCGCGGGCCCAACTCCGCCGGGCACGGCTACGAGGAGGCCGGGGTGCGGATGGAGCGCGGGTTCGTGCTCACCGACGACCGACTCCGGACCAACCTGGAGAACGTGTACGCCGCCGGCGACATCGTGCCCGGCCTGCAGCTCGCGCACCGCGGGTTCGCGCAGGGCATCTTCGTGGCCGAGGAGATCGCCGGGCTGAACCCGCGCGCGATCGACGAGGCCGGCATCCCCCGGGTCACCTACTCGCACCCCGAGGTCGCCTCGGTCGGCCTGACCGAGGCCGCGGCCAAGGAGAAGTACGGTCCGGACGTGACCACGTTCACCTACGACCTTGCCGGCAACGGCAAGAGCCAGATCCTGAAGACCTCCGGTGCGGTCAAGCTGATCAAGGCACCGGACGGGCCGGTGGTCGGCCTGCACCTGGTCGGCGACCGGGTCGGCGAGCTGATCGGTGAAGCACAGCTGATCTACAACTGGGAGGCGTTCCCGGAGGATGTCGCCCCGCTCATCCACGCCCACCCCACCCAGACCGAGGCCCTCGGCGAAGCGCACCTTGCCCTGGCCGGCAAGCCACTGCACGTGCACAGCTGA